The following are from one region of the Phyllostomus discolor isolate MPI-MPIP mPhyDis1 chromosome 9, mPhyDis1.pri.v3, whole genome shotgun sequence genome:
- the BIRC7 gene encoding baculoviral IAP repeat-containing protein 7 isoform X3: MGPEGRAQCWCCGPERSCWAAGGSPTGGHCGPCSQCGHAQGQDPGGTLWAGQDHTDGQILGQLRALMEEEEEGAWAAPPSRPAFPEMGSEELRLASFCDWPLTATVRPELLAAAGFFHTGRQDKVRCFFCSGGLQTWERGDDPWTEHAKWFPRCGFLLRAKGRDFVSSVQASLRPPPGSWDPWEEPADAAPAASAPAHPTPRGDTCLADARESGAQDAEEQLRRLQEERTCKVCLDQAVSTVFVPCGHLVCTACAPSLRLCPLCRAPVHSCVRTFLP, from the exons ATGGGGCCCGAGGGCAGGGCCCAGTGCTGGTGCTGTGGCCCTGAGCGGAGCTGCTGGGCAGCTGGAGGCAGCCCCACCGGGGGACACTGTGGACCCTGCTCCCAGTGTGGCCACGCCCAGGGCCAGGACCCCGGCGGCACCCTGTGGGCAGGCCAGGACCACACGGACGGGCAGATCCTGGGCCAGCTGCGTGCcctgatggaggaggaggaggagggggcctgggctgcCCCGCCCTCCAGGCCTGCCTTCCCCGAGATGGGCTCCGAGGAGCTGCGGCTGGCCTCCTTCTGTGACTGGCCGCTGACTGCCACCGTGCGGCCTGAGCTGCTGGCTGCCGCCGGCTTCTTCCACACGG GCCGACAGGATAAGGTGAGGTGCTTCTTCTGCTCCGGGGGTCTGCAGACCTGGGAGCGGGGGGACGACCCCTGGACTGAGCATGCCAAGTGGTTCCCCAG GTGTGGATTCCTGCTCCGGGCCAAAGGAAGGGACTTCGTCAGTAGTGTCCAGGCGTCCCTCCGCCCCCCGCCGGGCTCCTGG GACCCATGGGAGGAACCTGCGGACGCAGCCCCTGCCGCCTCAG ctcctgcccaccccacgCCCAGAGGAGACACCTGCTTGGCAGATGCCAGGGAGTCAG gagcccaggaCGCGGAGGAGCAGCTGCGGCGGCTGCAGGAGGAGCGGACCTGCAAGGTGTGCCTGGACCAAGCCGTGAGCACCGTCTTCGTGCCCTGCGGCCACCTGGTCTGCACCGCCTGCGCACCCAGCCTGCGGCTCTgccccctctgcagggccccCGTCCACAGCTGCGTGCGCACCTTCCTGCCCTAG
- the BIRC7 gene encoding baculoviral IAP repeat-containing protein 7 isoform X6 yields the protein MGPEGRAQCWCCGPERSCWAAGGSPTGGHCGPCSQCGHAQGQDPGGTLWAGQDHTDGQILGQLRALMEEEEEGAWAAPPSRPAFPEMGSEELRLASFCDWPLTATVRPELLAAAGFFHTGRQDKVRCFFCSGGLQTWERGDDPWTEHAKWFPRCGFLLRAKGRDFVSSVQASLRPPPGSWLLPTPRPEETPAWQMPGSQDAEEQLRRLQEERTCKVCLDQAVSTVFVPCGHLVCTACAPSLRLCPLCRAPVHSCVRTFLP from the exons ATGGGGCCCGAGGGCAGGGCCCAGTGCTGGTGCTGTGGCCCTGAGCGGAGCTGCTGGGCAGCTGGAGGCAGCCCCACCGGGGGACACTGTGGACCCTGCTCCCAGTGTGGCCACGCCCAGGGCCAGGACCCCGGCGGCACCCTGTGGGCAGGCCAGGACCACACGGACGGGCAGATCCTGGGCCAGCTGCGTGCcctgatggaggaggaggaggagggggcctgggctgcCCCGCCCTCCAGGCCTGCCTTCCCCGAGATGGGCTCCGAGGAGCTGCGGCTGGCCTCCTTCTGTGACTGGCCGCTGACTGCCACCGTGCGGCCTGAGCTGCTGGCTGCCGCCGGCTTCTTCCACACGG GCCGACAGGATAAGGTGAGGTGCTTCTTCTGCTCCGGGGGTCTGCAGACCTGGGAGCGGGGGGACGACCCCTGGACTGAGCATGCCAAGTGGTTCCCCAG GTGTGGATTCCTGCTCCGGGCCAAAGGAAGGGACTTCGTCAGTAGTGTCCAGGCGTCCCTCCGCCCCCCGCCGGGCTCCTGG ctcctgcccaccccacgCCCAGAGGAGACACCTGCTTGGCAGATGCCAGGGAGTCAG gaCGCGGAGGAGCAGCTGCGGCGGCTGCAGGAGGAGCGGACCTGCAAGGTGTGCCTGGACCAAGCCGTGAGCACCGTCTTCGTGCCCTGCGGCCACCTGGTCTGCACCGCCTGCGCACCCAGCCTGCGGCTCTgccccctctgcagggccccCGTCCACAGCTGCGTGCGCACCTTCCTGCCCTAG
- the BIRC7 gene encoding baculoviral IAP repeat-containing protein 7 isoform X2, producing the protein MGPEGRAQCWCCGPERSCWAAGGSPTGGHCGPCSQCGHAQGQDPGGTLWAGQDHTDGQILGQLRALMEEEEEGAWAAPPSRPAFPEMGSEELRLASFCDWPLTATVRPELLAAAGFFHTGRQDKVRCFFCSGGLQTWERGDDPWTEHAKWFPRCGFLLRAKGRDFVSSVQASLRPPPGSWDPWEEPADAAPAASAPAHPTPRGDTCLADARESGRGGAAAAAAGGADLQGVPGPSREHRLRALRPPGLHRLRTQPAALPPLQGPRPQLRAHLPALGRGPRAAATCSASPTDPAAVGPPRTRAGVPHRPPGSCPTAQGGRGLVCVGLVSPESGRFERVTIKR; encoded by the exons ATGGGGCCCGAGGGCAGGGCCCAGTGCTGGTGCTGTGGCCCTGAGCGGAGCTGCTGGGCAGCTGGAGGCAGCCCCACCGGGGGACACTGTGGACCCTGCTCCCAGTGTGGCCACGCCCAGGGCCAGGACCCCGGCGGCACCCTGTGGGCAGGCCAGGACCACACGGACGGGCAGATCCTGGGCCAGCTGCGTGCcctgatggaggaggaggaggagggggcctgggctgcCCCGCCCTCCAGGCCTGCCTTCCCCGAGATGGGCTCCGAGGAGCTGCGGCTGGCCTCCTTCTGTGACTGGCCGCTGACTGCCACCGTGCGGCCTGAGCTGCTGGCTGCCGCCGGCTTCTTCCACACGG GCCGACAGGATAAGGTGAGGTGCTTCTTCTGCTCCGGGGGTCTGCAGACCTGGGAGCGGGGGGACGACCCCTGGACTGAGCATGCCAAGTGGTTCCCCAG GTGTGGATTCCTGCTCCGGGCCAAAGGAAGGGACTTCGTCAGTAGTGTCCAGGCGTCCCTCCGCCCCCCGCCGGGCTCCTGG GACCCATGGGAGGAACCTGCGGACGCAGCCCCTGCCGCCTCAG ctcctgcccaccccacgCCCAGAGGAGACACCTGCTTGGCAGATGCCAGGGAGTCAG gaCGCGGAGGAGCAGCTGCGGCGGCTGCAGGAGGAGCGGACCTGCAAGGTGTGCCTGGACCAAGCCGTGAGCACCGTCTTCGTGCCCTGCGGCCACCTGGTCTGCACCGCCTGCGCACCCAGCCTGCGGCTCTgccccctctgcagggccccCGTCCACAGCTGCGTGCGCACCTTCCTGCCCTAGGCCGG GGGCCCCGGGCGGCTGCCACGTGCTCGGCCAGTCCCACGGACCCTGCTGCAGTGGGCCCGCCGAGGACCCGAGCTGGTGTCCCGCACCGCCCACCCGGATCCTGCCCAAcagcccagggtgggaggggcttgGTGTGCGTGGGGCTGGTTTCACCCGAGTCTGGACGCTTCGAAAGAGTCACAATAAAGCGATAG
- the BIRC7 gene encoding baculoviral IAP repeat-containing protein 7 isoform X1, producing the protein MGPEGRAQCWCCGPERSCWAAGGSPTGGHCGPCSQCGHAQGQDPGGTLWAGQDHTDGQILGQLRALMEEEEEGAWAAPPSRPAFPEMGSEELRLASFCDWPLTATVRPELLAAAGFFHTGRQDKVRCFFCSGGLQTWERGDDPWTEHAKWFPRCGFLLRAKGRDFVSSVQASLRPPPGSWDPWEEPADAAPAASAPAHPTPRGDTCLADARESAPRSPGRGGAAAAAAGGADLQGVPGPSREHRLRALRPPGLHRLRTQPAALPPLQGPRPQLRAHLPALGRGPRAAATCSASPTDPAAVGPPRTRAGVPHRPPGSCPTAQGGRGLVCVGLVSPESGRFERVTIKR; encoded by the exons ATGGGGCCCGAGGGCAGGGCCCAGTGCTGGTGCTGTGGCCCTGAGCGGAGCTGCTGGGCAGCTGGAGGCAGCCCCACCGGGGGACACTGTGGACCCTGCTCCCAGTGTGGCCACGCCCAGGGCCAGGACCCCGGCGGCACCCTGTGGGCAGGCCAGGACCACACGGACGGGCAGATCCTGGGCCAGCTGCGTGCcctgatggaggaggaggaggagggggcctgggctgcCCCGCCCTCCAGGCCTGCCTTCCCCGAGATGGGCTCCGAGGAGCTGCGGCTGGCCTCCTTCTGTGACTGGCCGCTGACTGCCACCGTGCGGCCTGAGCTGCTGGCTGCCGCCGGCTTCTTCCACACGG GCCGACAGGATAAGGTGAGGTGCTTCTTCTGCTCCGGGGGTCTGCAGACCTGGGAGCGGGGGGACGACCCCTGGACTGAGCATGCCAAGTGGTTCCCCAG GTGTGGATTCCTGCTCCGGGCCAAAGGAAGGGACTTCGTCAGTAGTGTCCAGGCGTCCCTCCGCCCCCCGCCGGGCTCCTGG GACCCATGGGAGGAACCTGCGGACGCAGCCCCTGCCGCCTCAG ctcctgcccaccccacgCCCAGAGGAGACACCTGCTTGGCAGATGCCAGGGAGTCAG cccccaggagcccaggaCGCGGAGGAGCAGCTGCGGCGGCTGCAGGAGGAGCGGACCTGCAAGGTGTGCCTGGACCAAGCCGTGAGCACCGTCTTCGTGCCCTGCGGCCACCTGGTCTGCACCGCCTGCGCACCCAGCCTGCGGCTCTgccccctctgcagggccccCGTCCACAGCTGCGTGCGCACCTTCCTGCCCTAGGCCGG GGGCCCCGGGCGGCTGCCACGTGCTCGGCCAGTCCCACGGACCCTGCTGCAGTGGGCCCGCCGAGGACCCGAGCTGGTGTCCCGCACCGCCCACCCGGATCCTGCCCAAcagcccagggtgggaggggcttgGTGTGCGTGGGGCTGGTTTCACCCGAGTCTGGACGCTTCGAAAGAGTCACAATAAAGCGATAG
- the BIRC7 gene encoding baculoviral IAP repeat-containing protein 7 isoform X4, whose protein sequence is MGPEGRAQCWCCGPERSCWAAGGSPTGGHCGPCSQCGHAQGQDPGGTLWAGQDHTDGQILGQLRALMEEEEEGAWAAPPSRPAFPEMGSEELRLASFCDWPLTATVRPELLAAAGFFHTGRQDKVRCFFCSGGLQTWERGDDPWTEHAKWFPRCGFLLRAKGRDFVSSVQASLRPPPGSWDPWEEPADAAPAASAPAHPTPRGDTCLADARESAQDAEEQLRRLQEERTCKVCLDQAVSTVFVPCGHLVCTACAPSLRLCPLCRAPVHSCVRTFLP, encoded by the exons ATGGGGCCCGAGGGCAGGGCCCAGTGCTGGTGCTGTGGCCCTGAGCGGAGCTGCTGGGCAGCTGGAGGCAGCCCCACCGGGGGACACTGTGGACCCTGCTCCCAGTGTGGCCACGCCCAGGGCCAGGACCCCGGCGGCACCCTGTGGGCAGGCCAGGACCACACGGACGGGCAGATCCTGGGCCAGCTGCGTGCcctgatggaggaggaggaggagggggcctgggctgcCCCGCCCTCCAGGCCTGCCTTCCCCGAGATGGGCTCCGAGGAGCTGCGGCTGGCCTCCTTCTGTGACTGGCCGCTGACTGCCACCGTGCGGCCTGAGCTGCTGGCTGCCGCCGGCTTCTTCCACACGG GCCGACAGGATAAGGTGAGGTGCTTCTTCTGCTCCGGGGGTCTGCAGACCTGGGAGCGGGGGGACGACCCCTGGACTGAGCATGCCAAGTGGTTCCCCAG GTGTGGATTCCTGCTCCGGGCCAAAGGAAGGGACTTCGTCAGTAGTGTCCAGGCGTCCCTCCGCCCCCCGCCGGGCTCCTGG GACCCATGGGAGGAACCTGCGGACGCAGCCCCTGCCGCCTCAG ctcctgcccaccccacgCCCAGAGGAGACACCTGCTTGGCAGATGCCAGGGAGTCAG cccaggaCGCGGAGGAGCAGCTGCGGCGGCTGCAGGAGGAGCGGACCTGCAAGGTGTGCCTGGACCAAGCCGTGAGCACCGTCTTCGTGCCCTGCGGCCACCTGGTCTGCACCGCCTGCGCACCCAGCCTGCGGCTCTgccccctctgcagggccccCGTCCACAGCTGCGTGCGCACCTTCCTGCCCTAG
- the BIRC7 gene encoding baculoviral IAP repeat-containing protein 7 isoform X5 → MGPEGRAQCWCCGPERSCWAAGGSPTGGHCGPCSQCGHAQGQDPGGTLWAGQDHTDGQILGQLRALMEEEEEGAWAAPPSRPAFPEMGSEELRLASFCDWPLTATVRPELLAAAGFFHTGRQDKVRCFFCSGGLQTWERGDDPWTEHAKWFPRCGFLLRAKGRDFVSSVQASLRPPPGSWLLPTPRPEETPAWQMPGSQPPGAQDAEEQLRRLQEERTCKVCLDQAVSTVFVPCGHLVCTACAPSLRLCPLCRAPVHSCVRTFLP, encoded by the exons ATGGGGCCCGAGGGCAGGGCCCAGTGCTGGTGCTGTGGCCCTGAGCGGAGCTGCTGGGCAGCTGGAGGCAGCCCCACCGGGGGACACTGTGGACCCTGCTCCCAGTGTGGCCACGCCCAGGGCCAGGACCCCGGCGGCACCCTGTGGGCAGGCCAGGACCACACGGACGGGCAGATCCTGGGCCAGCTGCGTGCcctgatggaggaggaggaggagggggcctgggctgcCCCGCCCTCCAGGCCTGCCTTCCCCGAGATGGGCTCCGAGGAGCTGCGGCTGGCCTCCTTCTGTGACTGGCCGCTGACTGCCACCGTGCGGCCTGAGCTGCTGGCTGCCGCCGGCTTCTTCCACACGG GCCGACAGGATAAGGTGAGGTGCTTCTTCTGCTCCGGGGGTCTGCAGACCTGGGAGCGGGGGGACGACCCCTGGACTGAGCATGCCAAGTGGTTCCCCAG GTGTGGATTCCTGCTCCGGGCCAAAGGAAGGGACTTCGTCAGTAGTGTCCAGGCGTCCCTCCGCCCCCCGCCGGGCTCCTGG ctcctgcccaccccacgCCCAGAGGAGACACCTGCTTGGCAGATGCCAGGGAGTCAG cccccaggagcccaggaCGCGGAGGAGCAGCTGCGGCGGCTGCAGGAGGAGCGGACCTGCAAGGTGTGCCTGGACCAAGCCGTGAGCACCGTCTTCGTGCCCTGCGGCCACCTGGTCTGCACCGCCTGCGCACCCAGCCTGCGGCTCTgccccctctgcagggccccCGTCCACAGCTGCGTGCGCACCTTCCTGCCCTAG
- the NKAIN4 gene encoding LOW QUALITY PROTEIN: sodium/potassium-transporting ATPase subunit beta-1-interacting protein 4 (The sequence of the model RefSeq protein was modified relative to this genomic sequence to represent the inferred CDS: substituted 1 base at 1 genomic stop codon), producing MAPILGLWPEGPTALDHQSQEQQPTADGKHHLRGRGRGRGSESRRPRRRASIAPARSPDGGDGARTTGCCSGRRTLIFLCTFQLVTALERQVFDLLGHQWAPVLATSVHVVVVLLGLSGAVQYRPRCIVVYAVWAAVWVTWNVVIACFYLEVGGLSKGSQLLTFNLSRHRSXWREHGPGCQQEGPMAGLGPPGGQTLGPGVGCALEHGYVEALHSALQMLVAVSVGWGLVS from the exons ATGGCTCCGATCCTGGGGCTGTGGCCAGAAGGACCCACGGCCCTGGACCACCAGAGCCAAGAGCAACAGCCCACGGCTGACGGCAAGCACCACCT gcgggggcgggggcgggggcggggctcggagAGCCGCCGGCCGAGGCGTCGGGCTTCCATCGCTCCGGCTCGGAGTCCGGACGGTGGAGACGGCGCCCGCACCACGGGCTGTTGTTCCGGCCGCCGCACGCTCATCTTCCTCTGCACTTTCCAGCTG GTCACTGCCCTGGAGCGGCAGGTGTTCGACCTCCTGGGCCACCAGTGGGCGCCCGTCCTGGCCACCTCCGTCCACGTCGTCGTGGTCCTCCTGGGGCTCTCGGGCGCCGTCCAGTATCGGCCGCGCTGCATCGTGGTG TATGCTGTGTGGGCGGCCGTCTGGGTCACCTGGAATGTTGTCATTGCCTGTTTCTACCTGGAGGTGGGGGGCCTGTCCAAGGGGAGTCAA CTCCTGACCTTCAACCTCTCCAGGCACCGCTCCTAGTGGCGGGAGCACGGCCCTGGCTGTCAGCAGGAGGGGCCGATGGCAGGCTTGGGGCCCCCCGGCGGCCAGACCCTGGGGCCGGGCGTCGGCTGCGCCCTGGAGCACGGCTACGTGGAGGCTCTGCACAGTGCCCTGCAGATGCTGGTGGCggtgagtgtggggtggggactcGTCAGCTGA